The following are encoded together in the Phragmites australis chromosome 19, lpPhrAust1.1, whole genome shotgun sequence genome:
- the LOC133900523 gene encoding centromere/kinetochore protein zw10 homolog: MADDVRELLLSTTADASDPSTPLSAPDLRLLIDRLRLRSDRLHASALSFAASHRGVLASALLRAASTADSSASLESSLAAALSPLASSPDLSDLRALAARLLTARRELAELQEHLAAASSVASLAARLREARAAANPLDTAATAAELKPLLIDSERSESGQDDPVVFGLLRSDWEQLVDELQVGLAKNVEECVEFAPEGRKVVVRAAPRGHSSGTHCVELRMALHALEMIDALDYGMAKVADLMKHVLVPAISNISVAVSVEVLEEGGPECSVSVLSLVPSEKQKDDKDGSNLYSRIIDIINFVRKFICMENSEWVQSFAKLTWSRISDLVITHFLSKAVPNEASKLIEFQDVVRSTAEFENKLRSMMFISPDRKDGKLTQFVDDVEVHFAVRKRSEILVKARDILVQYDYDNPLESNDRDDSVVDLLFQPEKCFISKSALQLMKLVHGALKDACLSSARVAKELCYAARDVLLLYKAIVPVQLEKQLDSISQVAAIVHNDFYHLSQEILGFAFQYRADFPSGIQKQVVFVDLAPIFSQMADGVLRRQIQLATDTISEAIDGADCFQNTHQPQHYESAKFSIEQVVFILEKIRIMWESILPRSTYKKSMCHVLGSVFSRITRDMLLIDDMAAEETLQLQGLIHLALENLSSLFLSVVENDDGSEKFLDHHTWIQLDEIVPSLKKFRKLAELLDMSLKSITAAWENGDLVSCGFTSSEVQNFIKAIFADSPLRKECLGWIVRTPA; the protein is encoded by the exons ATGGCCGACGACGTGCGCGagctcctcctctccaccaccgccgacgcctccgaTCCGTCCACTCCCCTCTCGGCGCCCGACCTCCGCCTCCTCATcgaccgcctccgcctccgctccGACCGCCTCCACGCCTCGGCCCTCTCCTTCGCCGCGTCCCACCGCGGGGTCCTCGCCTCCGCGCTCCTCCGCgcggcctccaccgccgactcctccgcctccctcgagtcctccctcgccgccgcgctctcCCCGCTGGCCTCCTCGCCCGACCTCTCCGACCTCAGGGCTCTCGCCGCCCGCCTCCTCACCGCCCGCCGCGAGCTCGCCGAGCTCCAGGAGCACCTCGCCGCCGCGTCCTCCGTCGCTTCTCTCGCCGCCCGCCTGCGCGAGGCCCGCGCCGCAGCGAACCCCCTCGACACTGCCGCCACTGCCGCTGAGCTCAAGCCCCTCCTGATCGATTCTGAGCGATCCGAATCCGGTCAAGACGATCCAGTCGTGTTTGGGCTCCTCCGGAGCGACTGGGAACAGCTAGTCGATGAG CTGCAAGTGGGGCTGGCAAAGAATGTGGAGGAGTGCGTGGAGTTTGCACCGGAGGGACGGAAGGTGGTGGTGAGGGCTGCTCCGAGGGGCCATTCCAGTGGAACACACTGTGTTGAGCTTCGCATGGCACTGCATGCATTGGAG ATGATTGATGCTCTAGACTATGGGATGGCAAAAGTTGCAGACTTGATGAAACATGTCCTGGTTCCAGCAATCAGTAACATATCTGTTGCAGTTTCTGTAGAAGTGCTTGAGGAAGGTGGTCCAGAATGCTCTGTATCAGTATTGAGCTTAGTCCCTTCAGAGAAACAAAAA GATGATAAAGATGGTTCAAATCTGTACTCAAGAATAATTGATATCATCAACTTCGTGCGCAAGTTTATTTGCATGGAAAATAGCGAATGGGTGCAGTCTTTTGCCAAGTTAACCTGGTCAAGGATTTCTGACCTGGTTATCACACATTTTCTCTCCAAG GCTGTTCCGAATGAGGCATCCAAGCTAATTGAGTTTCAAGATGTTGTGAGAAGTACAGCTGAATTTGAGAACAAACTTAGGAGTATGATGTTTATTTCTCCTGATAGAAAGGATGGCAAGTTGACCCAATTTGTTGATGATGTTGAAGTTCATTTTGCTGTAAGGAAGAGAAGTGAGATCTTGGTGAAAGCAAGGGACATTCTTGTGCAATATGATTATGATAATCCTCTG GAATCTAATGACCGAGATGATTCTGTTGTTGATTTACTTTTCCAACCAGAGAAATGTTTTATATCTAAATCAGCACTTCAATTAATGAAATTGGTTCATGGAGCCCTCAAG GATGCATGTTTGTCATCCGCAAGAGTTGCTAAGGAGCTCTGCTATGCTGCTAGGGATGTCTTACTTTTGTATAAGGCTATTGTGCCAGTTCAG CTAGAGAAGCAACTTGATAGTATAAGTCAAGTGGCTGCTATTGTGCACAACGACTTCTACCATTTGTCTCAAGAAATTCTTGGCTTTGCATTTCAG TACCGTGCAGATTTTCCTAGTGGTATACAGAAACAGGTTGTTTTTGTGGATTTAGCCCCAATCTTCTCCCAGATGGCAGATGGTGTATTGAGAAGACAAATACAGCTTGCTACTGATACCATAAGCGAG GCTATAGATGGCGCTGATTGTTTTCAGAACACACACCAACCTCAGCATTACGAGTCAGCAAAATTTAGTATCGAGCAG GTTGTGTTCATTTTAGAAAAGATACGCATCATGTGGGAATCGATACTGCCAAGATCAACTTACAAGAAAAGTATGTGTCATGTCCTTGGATCTGTCTTTTCTAGAATTACAAGGGATATGCTTCTGATAGATGACATGGCAGCAGAAGAGACATTACAG TTGCAAGGTCTTATCCATTTGGCTCTTGAAAACCTCTCTTCGCTATTTCTTTCTGTGGTTGAGAACGATGATGGCAGTGAAAAATTCTTAGACCATCATACTTGGATTCAATTGGATGAAATTGTACCCTCTTTGAAGAAGTTCCGGAAGCTAGCAG AGTTGCTTGATATGTCGTTGAAGTCCATCACAGCTGCTTGGGAAAATGGAGATCTAGTTAGCTGTGGTTTCACATCATCTGAG